In Petrotoga sibirica DSM 13575, a single genomic region encodes these proteins:
- a CDS encoding carbohydrate ABC transporter permease, which produces MWHLKLSRKKQTYLIAFCFLVVPLVLLSIFSYYPIVRGITLSFADYNMLTGETKWVRLKNYRWLFNYKYFYISLANTLKYLIVVPFIQFTSIGLAVLVNQKIPGIKFFRTLFYIPVITGSVIVSIAWRWIFDVDGILNYFLMSLNIIEEPVLWLLDKNVALFSCMFVTFWRGLGYYMIIYLAGLQNIPSELYEAAALDGAGSFKKFTKITIPLLRPTMLLCFVLSSMAALKVFEEIFLLTGGANQTTTLMFETYNLAFNRYQFGQSAAVGVIFSAFLIALTLIQFKFFGLGGAGSEKKRKKTNK; this is translated from the coding sequence GTGTGGCATTTGAAACTTAGCAGAAAAAAGCAAACATATTTGATTGCCTTTTGCTTCTTAGTAGTACCTTTGGTTTTATTGAGCATCTTCAGCTATTATCCGATTGTGCGAGGGATAACTTTATCTTTTGCTGATTACAATATGTTAACAGGTGAAACTAAATGGGTGAGGCTAAAAAATTATAGATGGCTTTTTAATTACAAGTATTTCTATATTTCGTTGGCTAATACTTTAAAGTATCTTATAGTTGTCCCTTTTATACAATTCACCTCAATAGGCTTAGCTGTTCTAGTCAATCAAAAAATACCTGGAATAAAGTTTTTTAGAACTTTATTTTATATTCCTGTAATAACGGGCAGTGTTATAGTCAGTATAGCGTGGAGATGGATATTCGACGTAGACGGCATACTCAATTATTTTCTTATGTCCCTGAACATTATAGAAGAACCGGTTTTATGGCTTTTAGATAAAAACGTAGCTTTGTTTTCATGTATGTTTGTTACCTTTTGGAGAGGCCTTGGTTATTATATGATTATTTATCTAGCGGGATTACAAAATATACCTTCAGAGCTTTACGAAGCAGCGGCTTTGGATGGAGCGGGCAGTTTTAAAAAATTTACCAAAATTACCATTCCTTTATTAAGACCTACAATGTTATTGTGCTTTGTTTTGTCAAGCATGGCCGCCTTAAAGGTTTTTGAGGAAATTTTTCTACTCACAGGAGGAGCAAATCAGACAACTACGCTAATGTTTGAAACCTACAATTTGGCCTTCAATCGCTACCAATTTGGGCAGTCAGCGGCTGTGGGAGTAATATTTTCTGCATTCTTAATTGCTTTAACATTAATACAGTTCAAATTTTTTGGCTTAGGAGGTGCCGGTAGTGAGAAAAAAAGGAAAAAAACAAATAAATAA